One segment of Brassica napus cultivar Da-Ae chromosome C3, Da-Ae, whole genome shotgun sequence DNA contains the following:
- the LOC106386836 gene encoding histone H4, with amino-acid sequence MSGRGKGGKGLGKGGAKRHRKVLRDNIQGITKPAIRRLARRGGVKRISGLIYEETRGVLKIFLENVIRDAVTYTEHARRKTVTAMDVVYALKRQGRTLYGFGG; translated from the coding sequence ATGTCGGGCCGTGGAAAGGGAGGAAAGGGTTTGGGCAAAGGAGGAGCCAAGCGTCACAGGAAGGTTCTGAGAGACAACATCCAAGGGATCACCAAGCCGGCGATTCGGAGACTGGCTCGTAGAGGTGGAGTCAAACGTATCAGTGGTCTCATCTACGAGGAGACACGTGGCGTCCTCAAGATCTTTTTGGAGAACGTCATCCGTGATGCCGTTACTTACACCGAGCACGCCAGGAGGAAGACGGTGACCGCCATGGACGTCGTCTATGCTCTGAAGAGGCAGGGGAGGACTCTCTACGGGTTCGGCGGTTAA
- the LOC106386841 gene encoding probable NOT transcription complex subunit VIP2 isoform X1, translating into MSNLHSSLNGSASNLPDGSGRSFAGSYSGQSGAPSPGFHSGNLQGLHNLHGSYNLQGTLSSRNSSMNSLPSPGVQQPNVSFSTGRFASSNLSVPLSQLSHNSSHGHSGIPNRGGINVGNPGFSSNANGGAGSIPGILSTSPGLGNRNSVPMGMSQLLGNAGPRITTNSMGNMVGGGNLRNISSGGLSMPGLSTSRLNLGANSGSGLGVQGQNRMMGGLPQGSQVMSMLGNSYHTGGGQLSQNHLQSVNNMMLGDHSNDSSLFDINNDFPQLTSRPGSAGGTQGQLGSLRKQGLGVPLAQQNQEFRIQNEDFPALPGYKGGSSDYPMDMHQKEQLHDNAMSMMHSQNFPMARSGGFNLGESYSSHRPQQQPQHTSSTGGLQGLGLRPLNSPNAVSSNGYDQLIQQYQQQRQNQSQFPVQQMSSMNQFRDSELKAAQAEADPFCLLGLLEVLNGSNPELTSLALGIDLTTLGLDLNSTGKLYKTFASPWTNEPAKTEVEFTVPSCYYATPPPPLTRASFKKFSYELLFYTFYSMPKDEAQLYAADELYERGWFYHKELRLWFFRVGEPLVRTAAYERGTYECLDPNSFKTVRKEHFVVQYEHMEKRPSLLQH; encoded by the exons ATGTCAAAccttcat TCATCTCTTAATGGTTCAGCTTCAAATTTGCCAGATGGGTCAGGCAGATCTTTTGCTGGTTCCTATTCCGGACAATCTGGTGCACCTTCTCCTGGTTTTCATTCTG GAAATCTTCAGGGACTTCATAACCTTCATGGGAGTTATAACCTTCAAGGTACACTCTCATCAAGAAACTCGAGTATGAATAGTCTACCATCCCCCGGTGTACAACAACCTAATGTGAGTTTTTCCACTGGAAGATTTGCTTCTAGTAACCTATCCGTTCCTCTCTCTCAG TTATCTCATAATAGCTCACATGGGCATTCGGGAATCCCGAATAGAGGAGGGATCAATGTTGGCAACCCTGGTTTTAGTAGTAACGCTAATGGAGGTGCCGGTTCTATTCCTGGGATTCTCTCCACTTCTCCAGGACTTGGTAACCGGAATAGTGTTCCGATGGGGATGTCCCAGCTGTTGGGAAACGCAGGTCCTCGGATAACAACGAATTCTATGGGGAACATGGTTGGTGGAGGTAACTTGAGGAATATCAGCTCAGGTGGATTGTCTATGCCTGGCCTTTCGACGTCACGACTTAATTTGGGAGCTAATAGCGGGTCAGGGTTAGGCGTTCAGGGCCAGAACCGCATGATGGGTGGACTTCCTCAAG GATCACAGGTCATGTCTATGCTGGGGAATTCCTACCATACTGGCGGCGGCCAACTTTCGCAGAACCATCTTCAGTCAGTTAACAATATGATGCTCGGTGATCACTCTAACGACAGTTCACTTTTTGACATCAATAATGATTTCCCCCAGCTGACAAGTCGTCCTGGTTCTGCTGGTGGCACTCAAGGACAACTCG GTTCTTTGAGGAAACAAGGTTTAGGAGTCCCGCTTGCCCAACAAAATCAGGAGTTCCGCATTCAAAATGAGGACTTTCCAGCCCTACCTGGTTATAAAG GTGGTAGTTCTGATTATCCAATGGACATGCATCAGAAAGAACAACTCCATGACAATGCTATGTCTATGATGCACTCTCAAAACTTTCCT ATGGCTAGATCTGGTGGTTTCAACTTGGGGGAATCATATTCATCACACCGTCCACAACAACAGCCACAACATACTTCATCT ACTGGTGGGCTACAAGGTCTTGGCTTGAGACCTCTAAACTCGCCCAACGCAGTTTCAAGCAACGGTTATGACCAGCTTATTCAGCAGTATCAGCAGCAGAGACAGAACCAATCCCAGTTCCCCGTGCAACAAATGTCATCCATGAACCAATTTAGAGACTCTGAGTTGAAAGCGGCACAAGCGGAGGCAGATCCTTTCTGCTTGCTTGGCTTGCTGGAGGTACTAAACGGGAGCAACCCTGAGTTGACATCTCTTGCTCTTGGCATCGACTTAACGACGCTAGGGTTGGATTTGAACTCAACTGGAAAACTTTACAAGACCTTTGCTTCCCCTTGGACCAATGAACCGGCGAAGACCGAGGTCGAGTTCACAGTACCAAGTTGTTACTACGCCACACCACCTCCTCCGTTAACT CGAGCAAGTTTCAAAAAGTTCTCTTATGAGTTATTGTTCTACACATTTTACAG TATGCCAAAAGACGAAGCACAGCTATACGCAGCAGATGAAct TTATGAAAGAGGTTGGTTTTACCACAAGGAACTGAGATTATGGTTCTTCAGAGTTGGGGAGCCTTTGGTAAGAACAGCTGCATATGAAAGAGGAACATACGAGTGCCTCGATCCAAACTCGTTCAAAACAGTCAGAAAG GAACATTTTGTTGTCCAGTACGAGCACATGGAAAAGAGACCAAGCTTGCTGCAGCATTGA
- the LOC106385357 gene encoding 18.1 kDa class I heat shock protein, whose product MSLIPSLFSGRRSNVFDPFSLDAWDPFQGFFTPSALGNASGSTARDIAAFTNARVDWKETPEAHVFKADLPGLKKEEVKVEVEDKDILQISGERSKENEEKSDKWHRVERASGKFMRRFKLPENAKMEEVKATMENGVLTVTVPKAPEKKPEVKSIDISG is encoded by the coding sequence ATGTCTCTAATTCCAAGCCTTTTCAGTGGACGCAGATCAAACGTTTTTGATCCCTTCTCGCTTGACGCATGGGATCCATTCCAAGGATTCTTCACTCCTTCCGCGTTAGGAAACGCTTCCGGCTCAACCGCTCGTGACATTGCAGCGTTTACAAACGCGAGAGTTGACTGGAAGGAGACGCCAGAGGCACACGTGTTCAAGGCCGACTTGCCGGGGctgaagaaagaagaagtgaAGGTTGAGGTTGAAGACAAGGACATTCTTCAGATAAGCGGAGAGAGGAGCAAGGAGAACGAGGAGAAGAGCGACAAGTGGCACCGCGTGGAGAGGGCAAGCGGGAAGTTTATGAGGAGGTTTAAGTTGCCGGAGAATGCGAAGATGGAGGAAGTGAAGGCGACGATGGAGAACGGTGTGCTTACGGTTACGGTGCCGAAAGCGCCTGAGAAGAAGCCTGAGGTTAAGTCTATTGATATCTCTGGCTAA
- the LOC106386842 gene encoding exocyst complex component EXO70H1-like, whose translation MGKHLFRSSPPQEKQPAHQTLAESAVQECMSKINRVTSKWTSPSPSSDAHLFSTNSRREAEEFAEAVRHLHSTMHRLAAVNPSSEKLVYAQNLMQSAMNLLESEFHRVLKENRQYLDPECVSVRSYRSSRFASTPTSVSDSEDETFYEENAEEHRFSGGDSDAMDDLKMIADCMISTGYAKECVKVYKTVRRSIVDETLHGLAVERFTLHQVQKMDWDTLESKIRTWLPAVKLAVRSLFFGERLLADHVFSSSLNIVESSFTDITQEGALTLFTFPENAAKIKKLSPEKMFRFLDMYESLASLFVEIESIFYFDSAAAVRAQVINSLAKLGDAARLMMTDFETAIQKETSRTPVVGGGVHPLTRYVMNYLSFLADYDESIAVIFENWQVTSPSPSPESLAGDDARPEELYSSPVSVRIAWVILLTLCKIDGKAQPYKDVALSYLFLANNLQYVVVKVRSSSGLKVLLGEDWVVRHEGKVKQYAEKFQKLAWGKVLTSLPEYPKEEIAPEEARELFGRFNDEFEAAYRRQMSWVVPDPKLRDWIKISLSGKLVPVCSEFYEVNRFGLGGDGFNVRYTPEDIGNYLSDLYFGSRGSGSVSTKGSGSGSGTGSSTTVKSRGGRSH comes from the coding sequence ATGGGGAAGCACTTGTTCCGGTCATCTCCTCCACAGGAGAAACAGCCAGCTCACCAAACACTCGCCGAGTCAGCTGTACAAGAGTGTATGAGCAAAATCAACAGAGTCACATCCAAATggacttctccttctccttcttccgACGCACACCTCTTCTCCACCAACAGTCGTCGCGAAGCAGAGGAGTTCGCTGAAGCCGTCAGGCATCTACACAGCACGATGCACCGTTTAGCCGCCGTCAATCCATCATCTGAAAAGCTAGTCTACGCTCAGAACCTGATGCAATCAGCGATGAACCTTCTCGAATCAGAATTCCACCGCGTGTTGAAGGAGAACCGACAGTATCTCGACCCTGAATGCGTCTCAGTCCGATCCTACAGATCGTCAAGATTCGCATCGACACCCACCAGCGTCTCCGACTCCGAAGACGAAACTTTTTACGAAGAAAACGCAGAAGAACATAGATTCTCCGGCGGAGATTCCGACGCAATGGACGATCTCAAGATGATTGCTGACTGCATGATCTCAACCGGATACGCCAAAGAATGCGTCAAGGTCTACAAAACCGTGCGGAGATCGATCGTCGACGAGACGCTCCACGGCTTAGCGGTGGAGAGATTCACTCTCCACCAAGTTCAGAAAATGGATTGGGACACTCTCGAGTCCAAGATCAGGACCTGGCTGCCAGCTGTCAAGCTAGCCGTTAGGTCCCTCTTTTTCGGAGAGAGGCTTCTCGCCGATCACGTCTTCTCCTCGTCCCTCAACATAGTCGAATCCTCCTTCACCGACATCACACAAGAAGGAGCGTTGACTCTCTTCACCTTCCCGGAGAACGCGGCCAAGATCAAGAAACTCTCGCCGGAGAAAATGTTCCGGTTCCTCGACATGTACGAGTCCCTCGCGAGCCTCTTCGTCGAGATCGAGTCCATCTTCTACTTCGACTCGGCCGCCGCCGTCAGAGCTCAGGTGATCAACTCGCTGGCGAAACTCGGCGACGCGGCGAGGCTCATGATGACGGATTTCGAAACGGCGATTCAGAAGGAAACCTCCAGAACGCCGGTCGTCGGCGGCGGCGTTCACCCTCTCACGCGCTACGTCATGAACTACCTCTCCTTCCTCGCGGACTACGACGAGTCCATCGCCGTGATCTTCGAGAACTGGCAGGTAACCTCGCCGTCTCCGTCGCCGGAGTCTCTCGCCGGAGACGACGCTCGGCCGGAGGAGCTGTACTCGTCTCCGGTGTCGGTACGTATCGCGTGGGTGATCCTCCTGACTCTTTGTAAGATCGACGGCAAAGCTCAGCCGTACAAAGACGTGGCGCTGTCTTACCTCTTCCTCGCGAATAATCTCCAATACGTCGTCGTTAAGGTGCGTTCGTCGTCTGGCTTGAAGGTTCTTCTCGGGGAGGATTGGGTGGTGAGGCACGAGGGGAAGGTGAAGCAGTACGCGGAGAAGTTCCAGAAGCTCGCGTGGGGGAAAGTGCTGACGTCGTTGCCGGAATATCCTAAGGAGGAGATCGCGCCGGAGGAGGCTAGAGAGTTGTTCGGTAGGTTTAACGACGAGTTCGAGGCGGCGTACCGGAGACAGATGTCGTGGGTGGTGCCCGACCCGAAACTTAGGGACTGGATCAAAATCTCGTTGAGTGGGAAACTCGTGCCGGTTTGTTCCGAGTTTTACGAGGTGAACCGGTTCGGTTTGGGAGGAGACGGGTTTAATGTCAGGTATACCCCTGAAGATATTGGAAACTACTTGTCGGATCTTTACTTTGGAAGTAGAGGGTCAGGGAGTGTGTCGACAAAAGGCtcaggatccggatccggaacCGGTTCGTCGACTACGGTTAAATCTCGTGGAGGACGTAGCCATTGA
- the LOC106386841 gene encoding probable NOT transcription complex subunit VIP2 isoform X2 encodes MSNLHSSLNGSASNLPDGSGRSFAGSYSGQSGAPSPGFHSGNLQGLHNLHGSYNLQGTLSSRNSSMNSLPSPGVQQPNLSHNSSHGHSGIPNRGGINVGNPGFSSNANGGAGSIPGILSTSPGLGNRNSVPMGMSQLLGNAGPRITTNSMGNMVGGGNLRNISSGGLSMPGLSTSRLNLGANSGSGLGVQGQNRMMGGLPQGSQVMSMLGNSYHTGGGQLSQNHLQSVNNMMLGDHSNDSSLFDINNDFPQLTSRPGSAGGTQGQLGSLRKQGLGVPLAQQNQEFRIQNEDFPALPGYKGGSSDYPMDMHQKEQLHDNAMSMMHSQNFPMARSGGFNLGESYSSHRPQQQPQHTSSTGGLQGLGLRPLNSPNAVSSNGYDQLIQQYQQQRQNQSQFPVQQMSSMNQFRDSELKAAQAEADPFCLLGLLEVLNGSNPELTSLALGIDLTTLGLDLNSTGKLYKTFASPWTNEPAKTEVEFTVPSCYYATPPPPLTRASFKKFSYELLFYTFYSMPKDEAQLYAADELYERGWFYHKELRLWFFRVGEPLVRTAAYERGTYECLDPNSFKTVRKEHFVVQYEHMEKRPSLLQH; translated from the exons ATGTCAAAccttcat TCATCTCTTAATGGTTCAGCTTCAAATTTGCCAGATGGGTCAGGCAGATCTTTTGCTGGTTCCTATTCCGGACAATCTGGTGCACCTTCTCCTGGTTTTCATTCTG GAAATCTTCAGGGACTTCATAACCTTCATGGGAGTTATAACCTTCAAGGTACACTCTCATCAAGAAACTCGAGTATGAATAGTCTACCATCCCCCGGTGTACAACAACCTAAT TTATCTCATAATAGCTCACATGGGCATTCGGGAATCCCGAATAGAGGAGGGATCAATGTTGGCAACCCTGGTTTTAGTAGTAACGCTAATGGAGGTGCCGGTTCTATTCCTGGGATTCTCTCCACTTCTCCAGGACTTGGTAACCGGAATAGTGTTCCGATGGGGATGTCCCAGCTGTTGGGAAACGCAGGTCCTCGGATAACAACGAATTCTATGGGGAACATGGTTGGTGGAGGTAACTTGAGGAATATCAGCTCAGGTGGATTGTCTATGCCTGGCCTTTCGACGTCACGACTTAATTTGGGAGCTAATAGCGGGTCAGGGTTAGGCGTTCAGGGCCAGAACCGCATGATGGGTGGACTTCCTCAAG GATCACAGGTCATGTCTATGCTGGGGAATTCCTACCATACTGGCGGCGGCCAACTTTCGCAGAACCATCTTCAGTCAGTTAACAATATGATGCTCGGTGATCACTCTAACGACAGTTCACTTTTTGACATCAATAATGATTTCCCCCAGCTGACAAGTCGTCCTGGTTCTGCTGGTGGCACTCAAGGACAACTCG GTTCTTTGAGGAAACAAGGTTTAGGAGTCCCGCTTGCCCAACAAAATCAGGAGTTCCGCATTCAAAATGAGGACTTTCCAGCCCTACCTGGTTATAAAG GTGGTAGTTCTGATTATCCAATGGACATGCATCAGAAAGAACAACTCCATGACAATGCTATGTCTATGATGCACTCTCAAAACTTTCCT ATGGCTAGATCTGGTGGTTTCAACTTGGGGGAATCATATTCATCACACCGTCCACAACAACAGCCACAACATACTTCATCT ACTGGTGGGCTACAAGGTCTTGGCTTGAGACCTCTAAACTCGCCCAACGCAGTTTCAAGCAACGGTTATGACCAGCTTATTCAGCAGTATCAGCAGCAGAGACAGAACCAATCCCAGTTCCCCGTGCAACAAATGTCATCCATGAACCAATTTAGAGACTCTGAGTTGAAAGCGGCACAAGCGGAGGCAGATCCTTTCTGCTTGCTTGGCTTGCTGGAGGTACTAAACGGGAGCAACCCTGAGTTGACATCTCTTGCTCTTGGCATCGACTTAACGACGCTAGGGTTGGATTTGAACTCAACTGGAAAACTTTACAAGACCTTTGCTTCCCCTTGGACCAATGAACCGGCGAAGACCGAGGTCGAGTTCACAGTACCAAGTTGTTACTACGCCACACCACCTCCTCCGTTAACT CGAGCAAGTTTCAAAAAGTTCTCTTATGAGTTATTGTTCTACACATTTTACAG TATGCCAAAAGACGAAGCACAGCTATACGCAGCAGATGAAct TTATGAAAGAGGTTGGTTTTACCACAAGGAACTGAGATTATGGTTCTTCAGAGTTGGGGAGCCTTTGGTAAGAACAGCTGCATATGAAAGAGGAACATACGAGTGCCTCGATCCAAACTCGTTCAAAACAGTCAGAAAG GAACATTTTGTTGTCCAGTACGAGCACATGGAAAAGAGACCAAGCTTGCTGCAGCATTGA
- the LOC106386843 gene encoding UDP-galactose/UDP-glucose transporter 5B-like has translation MAEPETVNGVKESKLWKGVFAVSGIMSTLVIYGVLQEKIMRVPYGLNKEFFKYSLFLVFCNRLTTSAVSAGALLASKKALDPVAPVYKYCLISVTNILTTTCQYEALKYVSFPVQTLAKCAKMIPVMVWGTLIMQKKYKGFDYLVAFLVTLGCSVFILFPAGDDISPYNKGRENTVWGVSLMAGYLGFDGFTSTFQDKLFKGYNMEIHNQIFYTTLCSCVLSFTGLVLQGHLLLAVDFVSRHRDCLLDIALLSTVATASQFFISYTIRTFGALTFAAIMTTRQLASIMLSCIWFSHPLSWEQCIGSVIVFGSLYAKNLLNNNKKSQTQPPPPPELPQYGKPESSS, from the exons ATGGCTGAGCCGGAAACAGTAAACGGAGTGAAGGAGAGCAAATTATGGAAAGGTGTATTCGCCGTCTCCGGCATTATGTCCACTCTTGTCATCTACGGTGTTCTTCAG GAGAAGATAATGAGAGTTCCTTATGGATTGAACAAAGAGTTCTTTAAGTACTCTCTGTTTCTCGTTTTCTGCAATCGCCTCACTACTTCAGCTGTCTCTGCTGGTGCTTTACTG gcaAGCAAGAAAGCTTTGGATCCTGTAGCTCCGGTTTACAAGTATTGCCTTATCTCAGTGACTAACATCTTAACCACAACATGCCAGTATGAG GCTCTCAAGTATGTTAGCTTCCCTGTCCAAACTCTTGCAAAATGTGCCAAAATGATACCAGTCATG GTATGGGGAACTCTCATCATGCAGAAAAAGTACAAGGGGTTTGACTACTTGGTGGCTTTTTTGGTGACCCTTGGCTGTTCTGTCTTTATCCTTTTCCCG GCAGGAGATGATATTAGTCCGTACAATAAGGGTAGGGAAAATACTGTTTGGGGTGTTTCCCTAATGGCTGGTTATCTTGG GTTTGATGGGTTTACAAGCACATTCCAAGACAAACTGTTTAAAGGATATAATATGGAGATACATAACCAAATATTCTACACAACACTTTGTTCTTGTGTTCTCAGCTTCACTG gactTGTATTGCAAGGCCATTTGCTACTAGCTGTAGATTTTGTTTCTCGCCATAGAGATTGTCTACTCGACATCGCTCTCCTTTCCACT GTTGCAACAGCGAGCCAGTTCTTCATTTCTTACACCATTAGGACATTTGGTGCTCTAACGTTCGCTGCTATCATGACAACAAGACAG CTTGCAAGCATCATGCTCTCATGCATTTGGTTCTCTCATCCGCTTAGCTGGGAGCAATGTATTGGATCG GTCATTGTTTTCGGGTCTTTATACGCCAAAAACTTactgaacaacaacaaaaaatcacaaactcaacCGCCACCACCTCCAGAGCTTCCGCAGTATGGAAAACCTGAGAGCTCTTCTTAA
- the LOC106386833 gene encoding receptor-like protein kinase At5g59670: MDTSLELLLVLTAILAIIHIVQAQDQKGFISLDCGLPSNESPYKESSSGLWFSSDENFTQGGKTGRVRETPERFAEQLNTLRYFPDGIRNCYNLNVEKGRRYLVRATFVYGNYDGLGMKPVFDIHLGPNLWATIDLQKVNGTVKDMLHIAASSSMQICLVKTGVTEPLISSLELRPMRNESYITESGSLDRYFRYYLSESSSQIRYSSDIYDRLWDPLFLKEWTQLSTANNVGNNNSYRPPEMALKTAATPTNSSAPLTIRWTSENPDERYYCYAHFSETEDLQANETREFNVTWNGIRFFGPFVPRRGIINTIFRTSPATCIGGICRFELIRTDRSTRPPLLNAFEVYTVIQFPQSETDESDVGAMKSIAATYALSRINWKGDPCVPRQFGWDGLNCSNTDMSMPPRITTLNLSSSGLAGTIADAVQNLTQLETLDLSNNSLTGGVPDFLGNMKSLLVINLSRNNLNGSIPQALQREGLQLFVEGNPRLCFSDSCKKPHKKKIIVPIVASVASAAIVIAVLVLLLVLKKGKPAILQGLHLLPRTSSMNATFAEKNSRRFTYSEVIKMTNNFQRVLGEGGFGMVYHGSVKGSKQVAVKVLSQSSTQGYKEFKAEVDLLLRVHHTNLVSLVGYCYEGDQLALVYEFLPNGDLKQHLSGKGGRTVINWSTRLQIALEAASGLEYLHIGCTPPMVHRDVKTANILLDADLKAKLADFGLSRSFQGGVESHDTAVAGTLGYLDPEYHSSGRLGEKSDVYSFGIVLLEMITNHPVINQTSESSHITQWVGFKLNRGDIVEIMDPNLHKDYDFNSAWRALELAMLCANPSSSKRPSMSQVIHEIKECLACAKSVIGKNLELEPQEIMSSDTSMVPMAR, from the exons ATGGATACTTCTCTTGAGCTTTTGTTGGTGCTAACTGCAATTTTGGCCATCATTCATATTGTTCAAGCTCAAGACCAAAAAG GGTTCATCAGTTTGGATTGTGGGCTACCCTCGAATGAATCTCCTTATAAAGAGAGTTCTAGTGGACTGTGGTTTTCTTCTGATGAAAATTTCACACAGGGCGGAAAAACTGGTCGAGTCAGAGAAACTCCTGAGAGATTTGCGGAGCAACTCAACACGTTGAGATATTTTCCAGACGGTATACGGAACTGTTACAATTTGAACGTGGAGAAGGGACGCAGATATTTGGTCAGAGCTACCTTTGTGTATGGAAATTATGATGGTCTTGGCATGAAACCGGTGTTTGATATTCATCTTGGACCTAATCTATGGGCCACCATAGACTTGCAAAAAGTGAATGGTACAGTGAAAGATATGTTACACATTGCAGCATCAAGCTCGATGCAAATATGTCTTGTCAAGACTGGGGTAACTGAACCTCTAATTTCCTCTTTGGAATTACGGCCAATGAGAAATGAGTCTTACATCACTGAATCTGGCTCCCTGGATCGTTACTTTCGGTATTATCTTAGCGAGTCAAGCTCTCAGATCCG GTACTCCAGCGATATATACGATCGCTTATGGGATCCATTATTCTTGAAGGAATGGACACAGCTTTCAACTGCGAATAATGTGGGAAATAACAACAGCTACCGTCCACCTGAAATGGCACTTAAAACTGCAGCCACACCTACTAATTCCAGTGCGCCGCTGACAATTCGATGGACTTCAGAAAATCCTGATGAAAGATATTACTGTTACGCACACTTTTCTGAAACCGAAGACTTGCAGGCAAATGAAACCAGGGAATTCAACGTGACATGGAATGGAATACGATTCTTTGGCCCATTTGTTCCAAGAAGGGGAATCATAAATACTATCTTCCGCACGTCACCGGCAACTTGCATTGGAGGGATATGTAGGTTCGAGCTGATAAGAACCGACAGATCAACTCGTCCACCTCTACTTAATGCTTTCGAAGTCTACACTGTTATTCAGTTTCCACAGTCTGAAACAGATGAAAGCGATG TGGGTGCAATGAAAAGCATCGCAGCCACCTATGCATTGAGTAGAATCAACTGGAAAGGTGATCCATGTGTCCCTCGACAGTTTGGGTGGGATGGTTTAAACTGCAGCAACACAGATATGTCCATGCCACCAAGAATCACTACTTT AAACTTGTCTTCAAGTGGTTTAGCTGGAACCATAGCCGATGCTGTTCAAAACCTTACGCAACTAGAAACACT GGACTTGTCGAATAATAGCTTGACTGGAGGGGTGCCAGACTTTCTAGGCAACATGAAATCGTTGTTGGTCAT AAATTTAAGCAGGAACAATCTCAATGGTTCAATTCCTCAAGCTCTTCAACGGGAAGGACTACAACTATT CGTTGAAGGAAATCCAAGGCTTTGTTTTTCTGATTCGTGTAAAAAaccacataagaaaaaaataattgtgcCAATTGTTGCATCAGTAGCTTCTGCAGCCATTGTCATTGCTGTATTGGTTCTTTTATTGGTACTCAAGAAGGGAAAGCCAGCGATTCTGCAAG GTCTACACCTTCTACCCAGGACGTCAAGTATGAATGCTACATTTGCTGAAAAGAACAGCAGAAGGTTCACATATTCAGAGgtcatcaaaatgacaaataACTTCCAACGAGTTTTAGGTGAAGGAGGGTTCGGCATGGTGTATCACGGTTCTGTAAAGGGTTCTAAACAAGTGGCCGTTAAAGTACTCTCTCAATCTTCAACTCAAGGATATAAAGAATTCAAAGCAGAG GTCGATCTTCTTCTTAGAGTTCACCATACAAATTTGGTAAGTCTTGTCGGGTATTGCTACGAAGGAGATCAATTGGCCCTTGTTTATGAGTTTCTGCCTAATGGAGacttaaaacaacatttgtcaG GAAAAGGAGGTAGAACCGTCATCAATTGGAGTACTCGACTACAAATAGCATTGGAGGCAGCATCAG GACTGGAGTACTTACATATTGGATGCACACCGCCGATGGTTCATAGAGATGTTAAAACTGCCAATATATTGTTGGATGCAGATTTGAAGGCTAAACTTGCTGATTTTGGACTCTCTAGATCTTTCCAAGGTGGAGTCGAGTCTCATGACACAGCCGTTGCTGGTACTCTAGGATACCTTGATCCCGA ATATCACAGTTCAGGTCGACTGGGCGAGAAGAGTGATGTCTATAGTTTCGGGATAGTATTGTTGGAGATGATCACAAACCACCCTGTGATTAATCAAACCTCTGAAAGTTCTCACATAACACAGTGGGTTGGGTTTAAGCTTAACAGAGGTGATATTGTAGAGATTATGGATCCAAACCTTCACAAGGATTACGACTTTAATTCTGCGTGGAGAGCTCTTGAGCTGGCAATGTTATGTGCGAATCCTTCTTCTTCAAAGAGACCATCCATGTCTCAGGTTATTCACGAGATAAAAGAGTGTCTTGCGTGTGCAAAGTCGGTGATAGGTAAGAATCTAGAATTGGAACCCCAAGAGATAATGAGCTCAGACACTTCCATGGTACCCATGGCAAGATAG